A stretch of DNA from Esox lucius isolate fEsoLuc1 chromosome 18, fEsoLuc1.pri, whole genome shotgun sequence:
TAGGTCGCAAGCTAGTCAACGAATCATGGGAATGTCTCGAGTACAAGGCAGCTACAATAGCCCGATTTAACGAAATATTGTTCTCATACAGAAATCGTAGTCATGTGTTATCTAAATATATAATTCACTTTGGGACTTCATTCAGTTGGTTATTTCGttgtttagctagctaggtactGAGCCTATGACGAATGAAGTGGTTGTGTATGCACAATTTACCTTATAAACTAgcgtttgtatttttaaataaaataggtCATTATATGCGTTATTcgacaggaaagtggtgaaaatTTGAGTTTCCGTTTTTTTACGCTATTAAACTGCGGGAGACTCGGAACTTCGGGAGAGTTGGGATGTCTGCATTTTACCCCACGAGGAAGTAAGACTAGCCTAGACCATCTTCAGATTTGAGTTAATATTGCTATTTAAATTCCACAACTTTACACAAATGAATCATATAATAGTGTTTTACAATGTAATGTGATAGTCCTTATTCCATCGTCATTGACCTTTACAATAATGACGAAAATGATGGCTGCATTGACACCGATCCTTCTGATCGTTTGCTCAATAAGTCTCAAAAtgtagggtaacatggggcaaTTGCGACCCCTCATGTAAACtctcacaaaaaacacaaaatgtcacagttgtttttttcagcACCTACTAAtttcctctgtatcatcacaaCTTCTCAGCCAACTATTAAAAACGTTTACTTCTGTATCTCATTTTaagtatacatttgtttttcatggtTTGTGGGGTGATCAACACTAATGGGCTGTAAAACTAGAAAGTTTGACCGGCTTGTGCAGTAGCTCCATAGAATTCCCATCTTTTAAAAAAGGACCGCAAAGGCAGACAATTGAACTTTATTATTATGGAACAAAAGTTATATGCTCTTTTAATTCTACGGAGAGCATTTCACAACCACCTACTCAAAATCCCATGATTGGTCAATCCACTGCGATAGGCGCAGGAAAAGTTGGGAAATCTGAACTCTCATGGATCCCACGTAACAGTACATTCTCACTATTCACGATAGGGGTGACGGTTCAATTAATGCaagcagaggcgtcgctaggatcacaataccgggacagaaagtatagggttttgaatgtagaCCCGGAAAATGTCGAtatacacgctagcggcctacacgtctacattgttaTAATGCGCaattggaattatagatgaatagatcaggggctattttatattattattatttttggtcaatttgagatccagggctatagccccggacgcccaggcctaaggACGCCTCTGCATGCAAACATACatcgtgtcataattatttcttgCACATATTCTTTTTTGATTGAAGTATTGAAATCATAaccgtaattgcaatatttttcagtgaaatctcgattcaatattttatccaaatcgtgcagccctagttTTCTTGCCTTCCAATTTGCATTAGTAgaaacactggaatggaatatTAAATTTGCTGTTTCTCCTTAAAGAAAGCTCATATTCTCTTGTACCTTTACTGCATGACATGCAACATTTAGGCTTTATCTTGATTTGATATGTTCAATGGAATACTCTCTATTTTAGGAAGGTCTGCTCCCTCACGATGTTGTCTAGAGTGACACCAGAAAGTACAAAGTAAGTAAAATGATTTTACAATACTCAATATTCAGCATTGTGATTTAAATGCAAATACTAAAATATGGTTAATGTTGTCACCCAATGAGCCCAACCACCTTGGTCTTAATACAACCGAGCACTGCTAGTaaatcttgtccttttggtgaAAAGGCCATCAGTGCAACCTTTATAATTTTGGCCTATTTATGTGATTATGtcttccatgattctctcaaaACAGATTGGTAATACAGATTTACCAAACTTTTTGGGCATTTTTGTCAATTATTGTAGGGAGTTGTGGCACAGTTGTGGTCATATAACATGAcaaagatttaaaaacaaagaatGGACACAATATTCAGTAAACTCTGTATGgatgtgttttttgtggaaGTAATCTGGATAAGATCTGCGAAATGACATAAATGTGAATAATGCTCTAGAACTGCACTAATATGGCAACAGGTAGGTGCTTAGCACGGTGACCAGTTGTCACATCTTCAGTCAGCTGTTCATTTCgcaattattatatttaaatctTACTGTTTTTAGCAATTACTACAATTCATAAATTTTACTGCTGAACTCAAAATTAAAGTGCTGTTAGATGTGTTATAACATCATTTGAGAGTGCAGATGGATGTAGGTCCAACATAAAAGGGAATAATCAAAATTGTAGATAACATAAGAAATATTAAGTATTAATGAATATTCCAAATATGTAAGTAAAAGGGCAATTTTTTCTACAGACGTCATGAGGATGCAAGTCATATTGCGCCGTGTGCTCTGTGGCCATTGGACCTGAAATTAACTCATGTGAGCTGCATCCCTGGGGATACACTTGTGCATTTCCAAGGACAATATCTCACAATATGTGAACTGGACTATGACATACTACAAGTAGAAATTCAAAATGCGTACAAAACAAATGAGGCAGTGGAACTGGGGGAGTTCTGTTTGGTAGAAGATGTTCTAACAAATCGTTGGTTCAGAGGTAGAGTTCAGAACCATCAAAAAGATTTGTTTGATGTGTTCCTTATTGACCATGGGAATGTTCTCAGTGTTACAGCAAGCCATTTGGCTAAGGCTTTGGATGAGCTCTTCATGCTTCCGCCTAAAATCATCTGTGGTTTCTTTGCCAATGTGTTACCATTGAGAGAAAATTGGGATTCCTCATCCGAGAAGTATTTTACTTCTTTAATTGGAAGTGAGATGAAAGGATACGTCCATGCCCTTCTTCCTCACAAAGTCCTGATACTAGAAGCCCCTGGTATCAACAAGGATCTGTTTAGGCTAAGCTTAGGGAAACATGTTGACACAGACACATTCCTTCTTTTGGTTGAAATCTTGACAGAGTTACCACTCAAGCAGAATATTGAACCTGTCCCAGATCTACTGATTGATAAGCAAGATGGACAAGAATTGTCATTCAAACCATTCCGCTTTAAAGGCTTTGAAGATATACTGTTATCTTCTGGCCCTAAAATAACCCCTGGACAAAGACTGAATGTTAGAATTACTGCTGCTGTGAATCCAGGTTCATTCTACTGTCAAATGGCAAGTATGGTAAAAGACCTAAAAGAGATGCTGGACAAACTGGCGTTGTACTGTGAGTCCAAAAGGAAGGTCCCCACTCAAAAATGTGCAGATAATCTGGGCTTACTTTGCTCAGTCAAAGGAAAAGATGAAAAGTGGCATAGAGGCTTTGTGCAGTTTCTGCCTGTAAACTCCAAAGTACGAGTATTATTTGTTGATTATGGATTCTGTGAGTCGGTGAAAGTGGATAATGTCCTACAGCTTCCACCAGATTTTCTCTCAACACCCATCATGGCATTCCCATGTGCTCTTTCCTGCCTAGCTGGACAAGACGAGGCATTGAAGATCCAGCAGATGAATTGCTTCAAGAAAGGATTGCTTGGGGGAGACTTGAATGTTGAAATTAATGGCTTTGACCAAGAGCAGAATCTCTATTCTGTTACAATATTCAGTGCTGAAGACCATGCAGCTGTTGATGCATACTCAACTCAAGATGTCAGTGAACAGAAAAAGTGTTCCCTTGTTTGTGAAACTGAGCAAACTTTCCCTCTAAATGGCTACATGTACTATGAGACTGCAATAGTCCAAGCAATGGATAATTCAGTCATTGTTGAGGAAATTCAACAGCACTCAGTGTTTGAAGGATATGTGGAATATGTCCTGAATCCAGGTGCATTTTGGTTGAGAACAAATAAACGCAACCAAGACTTTGAAGAGATGATGAAAGACATTTACAAGCACTTCAGCCAAGTAAAATTGGATGAAGGAATTCTTGAGAATCCAGAACCTGGTGCACTTTGCTGTGCAATGCATGAGATGGACATGCAGTACTACCGAGCTATAGTGACAGACACTCTTGACAACGGAGCTGAAGTATTTTTCATAGATTTTGGAAATACTGAAAAGGTACCTTATATGTTCATCAAGCAGATCCCAGACAAGTTTGCTATTGAACCAGCATTTGCTTTCAgttgttctctggtgaatgttGTGCCTTTTGATGATGTATGGACAATCTCTTCAATCAACTGCTTCCGACAAGCAGTTTCCAACAAGACTCTTCTTGTGCATATTGTTAACATAACAAAAGCTCGATATGTAGTGGATTTGTACGAAAAGGACTTCAATGCATCACAGAGTGCATTAAAGAGCATCACAGAACTCCTGACCACAACAAAGCATGCAGAATATTGGAAATACCCTACCTCAACTCCtaagggagagatggaaaatATATTGATGAATCAGAAATCctgtgaaaaaggaaaagttAATGAAAAAGGATCTAACACAAGTGGAGTCCCAAGGAACCTTCACAAAAAGACCTGTGACATTTCTAAATCGGATGGTTTTGAAAATGCACCAGAAGTCCCTATATCAAGAACCCCAATTAATCAGGCAGCAGCTATGAAATTCAAAGAAGTGAAATTCAAGCCTGGAAGTGAGATAGCTGTGCGATGCTCTCACATCAACACACCTTCAGatttttggtgccagatgcAAAACAAGATCCCCAACTTGGAAGAAATGATGGATGCGATTCAGCAGTATTACCAGAAACACTCACTTCCAATGCAGTCAGGTTCTACATGTGTTGTCAAGTCTGAAGAAGATGGCAGATGGTACAGGGCCTGCATTATAGGCGCAGAGAAAGATGAAGTTGAAGTGATCTTTGTGGACTATGGGAAAGTAGCAAAAGTGAATATGTACCATCTTCAAGCAATAGTGCCAGAATTCCTTGAACTTGAGGGGCAAGCATTTAGATGTAGTCTTTACAACTTAATTGAACCTGCAAAGGGCAGCTGTAGTGATTGGGGGTCCGAGGCAAGCAATCTACTGAAGGAATTTGCTCAAGGCCAGTCAGTGAAGCTAACATGCAATGTACATGCGCAACTCTACATGAAACACAAAGGTCTGTGCAATGTTGTCAACCTCTACAACAGTGACCAAAATGCAGTAAAGAAGCTTGTGGAACGAGGCCTTGCAAGAGAAGTGAAAACCCCTATTCAGCTTATGCCGTCAGTATGGCCACATTCGTTTGTCTATTCCTCCTTCAACTTGAGATGTGGAAATGTTGAACAAGTCTATGTCACTCATGTGTGTAGTCCGTGGGAGATTTATTGCCAGTTAGACAGAAATAGTGAAATTATTCAAGACTTGATGGAAAAAGTTGCGATGGAAAGTGAACAAATACAGCGTGCCAAATTTGGTCCGAGTATCGGAAAGCTTTGCCTCGCAAAATATGATGAAGATGGTCAATGGTACAGGGGTGTGGCTTACCCTATCCAGGAAACGTTGCtcgtaaatgtgttttttgtagaCTATGGAAACATGCGTattgtggaaaaacacaatGTCATGTCTATTCCCAGACATTCATCAGATTTACTGTTCACTCCCATGCAGGCACTGAGATGCAGCCTCTCACATATCAAAAAAGCGGAAAATGTTGCAGAGGTTAACAAATGGATGGAGAAATCCATTCTCAACAAGACACTTAAAGCTATTGTAGTAGGGAAGAATGACGATGGGGCAGTTTTTCTGTATATGTATGATGGAGACctaaacatcaacaaaaaagtCAAGGAGCTTATTGGAAGCCAAAAgccaaaagagaaaaaaagcagCAGTGGACCAGTGAATGGTCATAAAGGACAAATTGAACAAATGACAAACCAAACCAGAATAACTAAAGACAGAAAATCTCTGAAACCCACACGAAAGAAAGTTTCCTTCTGCAACCAGTATAAACACCAAAAGCAGTCATCAAATGCTCAAAAAGCAAACTCACCAAAGTGTCCTAATTCCCAGAAAGATTTGGAAGATCAAAGACAAGGCAAGGAAAGCACTGAAGGAATAAAAAGGGATGTCCAAACAGTTTTCCACACCAAATTGCCCAATCTTTCACAACTCCCCACGGATCCCAAATTAAAATCTGGATTCCGAGGTCTGGGGTTTGTTTCCCACATCAATAACATTAACAGCTTTTTTATACAAATGCAAGATGATGAAGAAAACATTGTGAAAATTGCAGAAGACCTCAACTCTGACTTGTTGGGGGATGTCGTAAGGAACAACACTACATTGGTGGACTTAAGAATCTATGACCTTGTTGCTGCTGAATTTGAAGAGGATGGTGCAATCTACCGGGCAGTTGTTAGAGATTATGCATCTAGTGACCATTTCAAGGTGGAGTTTATTGACTATGGAAATACAGCCACTGTGACAAAGGACAAAATATACACTctgacagatgtttttttgaTGCAATGTAGACTAAGCATGCCCTGTACATTGCTAAATAGTGACTCATACAAAAGTGATGCTGCTTTTGTTGATGCAGTAATGGGAAAACCTCTTATGGTTGAAGTTGTCAGTCGTTTTGGGGCTCAGTGGGAGGTTGAAATTGAGGTCCAGCAGGACAACCCAGCATTTAAAGTACATTATGACAAAAGCAAAAAAGTGACTGAACATGAGGTCCAAACTTCGTGTGCAAGTCTAGTTGACACAAATGAACAGCGACCAAGAGGACCAGGACAAGAGAACAAGAGCCAGTCCCAAAATCAAAGGGCAATGTTCACTGCTCAAGAGGAAAAGGTCTTGCTGAACGTGTCCCCAAGCCCGTCCCCACGCCCATCCCCAACTAAACACAAGCATGACATTTGCCTAGACCAGCACAACAGAAAGGCAGATAGCTCAATAACAGCTGACTTACCTGTGACCTCAAATGAACTCAGATCAACCTCAACTGAAAGGTTTGTGGAGTTAGTGAAGAAAAGGGCCATTCCATCCCAGGACATCAGGGCTGGACGAACAGAGAGCGggactgtgttgtctgtcttgGAGAATGGAGAGATACATCTTAAGCTTCACAAGAGCAACGAACAGTTTGCTGAACTTGATAATAAGTGCAAAATCACGCTTGAAGGGAATGTCAAAGAAGGTGTCCAAAACTTGGTAAAATCAACCATGAAGATAACAGCTTTTGAATGTGCTGAAGAAAGACCATGCCCCAAGAACACTACAGATGTGACCCAGTCAGTGAAAGAACCCGGCTTGAATAACGGTCCCCAGAGGCTTTTCCTTGCCCCAGTAAACATGGATCTGGGATACTCTG
This window harbors:
- the tdrd15 gene encoding tudor domain-containing protein 15; the protein is MLSRVTPESTKRHEDASHIAPCALWPLDLKLTHVSCIPGDTLVHFQGQYLTICELDYDILQVEIQNAYKTNEAVELGEFCLVEDVLTNRWFRGRVQNHQKDLFDVFLIDHGNVLSVTASHLAKALDELFMLPPKIICGFFANVLPLRENWDSSSEKYFTSLIGSEMKGYVHALLPHKVLILEAPGINKDLFRLSLGKHVDTDTFLLLVEILTELPLKQNIEPVPDLLIDKQDGQELSFKPFRFKGFEDILLSSGPKITPGQRLNVRITAAVNPGSFYCQMASMVKDLKEMLDKLALYCESKRKVPTQKCADNLGLLCSVKGKDEKWHRGFVQFLPVNSKVRVLFVDYGFCESVKVDNVLQLPPDFLSTPIMAFPCALSCLAGQDEALKIQQMNCFKKGLLGGDLNVEINGFDQEQNLYSVTIFSAEDHAAVDAYSTQDVSEQKKCSLVCETEQTFPLNGYMYYETAIVQAMDNSVIVEEIQQHSVFEGYVEYVLNPGAFWLRTNKRNQDFEEMMKDIYKHFSQVKLDEGILENPEPGALCCAMHEMDMQYYRAIVTDTLDNGAEVFFIDFGNTEKVPYMFIKQIPDKFAIEPAFAFSCSLVNVVPFDDVWTISSINCFRQAVSNKTLLVHIVNITKARYVVDLYEKDFNASQSALKSITELLTTTKHAEYWKYPTSTPKGEMENILMNQKSCEKGKVNEKGSNTSGVPRNLHKKTCDISKSDGFENAPEVPISRTPINQAAAMKFKEVKFKPGSEIAVRCSHINTPSDFWCQMQNKIPNLEEMMDAIQQYYQKHSLPMQSGSTCVVKSEEDGRWYRACIIGAEKDEVEVIFVDYGKVAKVNMYHLQAIVPEFLELEGQAFRCSLYNLIEPAKGSCSDWGSEASNLLKEFAQGQSVKLTCNVHAQLYMKHKGLCNVVNLYNSDQNAVKKLVERGLAREVKTPIQLMPSVWPHSFVYSSFNLRCGNVEQVYVTHVCSPWEIYCQLDRNSEIIQDLMEKVAMESEQIQRAKFGPSIGKLCLAKYDEDGQWYRGVAYPIQETLLVNVFFVDYGNMRIVEKHNVMSIPRHSSDLLFTPMQALRCSLSHIKKAENVAEVNKWMEKSILNKTLKAIVVGKNDDGAVFLYMYDGDLNINKKVKELIGSQKPKEKKSSSGPVNGHKGQIEQMTNQTRITKDRKSLKPTRKKVSFCNQYKHQKQSSNAQKANSPKCPNSQKDLEDQRQGKESTEGIKRDVQTVFHTKLPNLSQLPTDPKLKSGFRGLGFVSHINNINSFFIQMQDDEENIVKIAEDLNSDLLGDVVRNNTTLVDLRIYDLVAAEFEEDGAIYRAVVRDYASSDHFKVEFIDYGNTATVTKDKIYTLTDVFLMQCRLSMPCTLLNSDSYKSDAAFVDAVMGKPLMVEVVSRFGAQWEVEIEVQQDNPAFKVHYDKSKKVTEHEVQTSCASLVDTNEQRPRGPGQENKSQSQNQRAMFTAQEEKVLLNVSPSPSPRPSPTKHKHDICLDQHNRKADSSITADLPVTSNELRSTSTERFVELVKKRAIPSQDIRAGRTESGTVLSVLENGEIHLKLHKSNEQFAELDNKCKITLEGNVKEGVQNLVKSTMKITAFECAEERPCPKNTTDVTQSVKEPGLNNGPQRLFLAPVNMDLGYSGFAAAVTTPDEFYIAVEEMLLIMNTVSTILKDLPRELSPLHEEHFISMSCCLVWSDSKNKWCRAEIVHFDKTQVVINLVDYGHCVCLHYNDRFQLRRLPDSLARLPKIAYPCTLRGIKPVKGQWTDEAVVFFQQCLCQKNLKIYFRQYISEAHLEADVIADGVYVAKNLVDAGHAEYTDIMLGLRFQEQTPIQIPQQKPYNPEQELTPSRMNTHPRRPTDDLKVDGSTEDDDASFGQGSEKAAENAAPAIENFDSQELKKMDISSTMTGERHCALM